In a genomic window of Lycium ferocissimum isolate CSIRO_LF1 chromosome 9, AGI_CSIRO_Lferr_CH_V1, whole genome shotgun sequence:
- the LOC132029488 gene encoding protein MAIN-LIKE 1-like — protein sequence MSIRYLLFIEDLEQLGCYIWGAAVLAYMYRGFDRASMGERVEVAAFSPLLQIWVWTRLRPFQPIAAHPPDDYVAEDMPYVRRWSRGCTRGVETHHVILPFRD from the exons ATGAGCATTAGGTATCTGCTCTTTATTGAGGACCTAGAGCAGCTGGGATGTTATATTTGGGGCGCCGCTGTTCTGGCTTACATGTACAGAGGATTTGATCGAGCCTCTATGGGCGAGAGGGTTGAGGTCGCTGCATTTAGCCCTCTTCttcag atatgggtgtggactaggttgagaccttttcagCCCATAGCTGCTCACCCTCCCGATGACTATGTTGCTGAGGATATGCCATACGTGCGGAGATGGTCGCGAGGCTGTACCAGAGGTGTGGAGACGCACCATGTCATTCTCCCGTTTAGGGATTAG